A single window of Drosophila suzukii chromosome 3, CBGP_Dsuzu_IsoJpt1.0, whole genome shotgun sequence DNA harbors:
- the trh gene encoding protein trachealess isoform X7 — protein sequence MLPYQAAVAMDYAGYQRQPTPGHPGSHMATMGTLGMPAVPFTHSWMVPTQDLCAMPPYNKMPGHQQPPGPGMHAQQQPLEPGILELRKEKSRDAARSRRGKENYEFYELAKMLPLPAAITSQLDKASIIRLTISYLKLRDFSGHGDPPWTREASSSSKLKSAAIRRSPAVDLFEQHQGTHILQSLDGFALAVAADGRFLYISETVSIYLGLSQVEMTGSSIFDYIHQADHSEIAEQLGLSLTSGGGGGGAGSSSSGGGGGGAGVGMASPTSGASDDGSGTHGTNNPDVAASMTQASTSGYKGYDRSFCIRMKSTLTKRGCHFKSSGYRVVLLLCKLRPQYTFSHSRKSQPPLLGMVALAIALPPPSVHEIRLECDMFVTRVNFDLRVAHCEPRVSDLLDYTPEDLVNKSLYSLCHAEDANRLRKSHSDLIEKGQVLTGYYRLMNKSGGYTWLQTCATVVCSTKNADEQNIICVNYVISNRENENMILDCCQLEPSPDSIKHEEGMGNDKSSGSPGGDASGEGNSHLSAGDMKLNSPKTDPEGHSHRGRGRSAAASHGSSLNSLTMIKDSPTPLGVDIDSGVLPTTVSTPVPAATPNGSSSASGVPSTKRKRKTKASQQAEDQGQDQQVMPDQPLPKLPAMEQRDQQPRSRLPSIVDEQPSSAADSAVKDLEQAMSKHLPSPVAVVSVAPSNTDFSADSLLKQQQQQQQQQQLDPNEKSSTIQWIGAPYQQPPAPMPATALLRQLYANRESVIRATARQTPTGVGPGVFYGDQQTGPLPTPPGSESSYENQYLQLHSAASGGHPGGQKTSADAFTNLVSTYGGYHSSIDYHNAMTPPSSVSPRDSNQPGKSAAVLTSNGGYDYAPDPLRGQYATSAGDGVPATLPLKPQASYTATMHPSGSTTTEGGVTYSNLDQPQYFAPHSSFHLYHKGSPASGWYSTPS from the exons ATGTTGCCATACCAGGCAGCCGTGGCCATGGACTACGCCGGATACCAAAGGCAGCCCACGCCGGGTCACCCCGGAAGCCACATGGCCACCATGGGCACCCTGGGCATGCCGGCGGTGCCCTTCACCCACAGCTGGATGGTGCCCACGCAGGACCTGTGCGCCATGCCGCCCTACAACAAAATGCCCGGACACCAACAGCCTCCGGGACCCGGAATGCACGCCCAGCAACAGCCCCTCGAACCCGG CATCCTGGAACTGCGCAAGGAAAAGTCGAGGGATGCGGCGAGATCGCGGCGCGGGAAGGAGAACTACGAATTCTACGAGCTGGCCAAGATGCTCCCACTGCCGGCAGCCATCACCAGCCAGCTGGACAAGGCCTCCATCATAAGACTGACCATCAGCTACCTGAAGCTGAGGGACTTCTCCGGACACGGCGATCCGCCATGGACAAGGGAGGCCTCCAGCAGCAGTAAGCTCAAAA GTGCCGCCATTCGTCGCAGTCCCGCTGTTGATTTGTTCGAACAACATCAGGGCACCCACATATTACAG TCCCTTGATGGCTTCGCATTGGCTGTGGCGGCAGACGGACGCTTCCTATACATCTCCGAGACGGTGTCCATCTACTTGGGCCTGTCGCAGGTGGAGATGACGGGCAGCAGCATCTTCGACTACATCCACCAGGCGGATCACTCCGAGATTGCCGAGCAACTGGGCCTAAGTCTCACGAgcggcggcggaggaggaggcgccGGAAGTTCCAGCAGCGGCGGTGGAGGCGGCGGAGCCGGAGTGGGCATGGCCTCACCCACTTCCGGAGCCTCCGACGATGGCAGCGGCACACACGGTACGAACAATCCCGACG tggccgcctccaTGACCCAAGCCTCGACGAGTGGCTACAAAGGCTACGATCGGAGCTTTTGCATCCGGATGAAGTCCACCTTGACGAAGCGCGGCTGTCACTTCAAATCCTCAGGCTATCGG GTGGTTCTGCTGTTGTGCAAGCTGCGACCCCAGTACACCTTCTCCCACAGCCGAAAATCGCAGCCCCCACTCCTCGGAATGGTTGCCCTGGCCATCGCATTGCCCCCACCATCGGTGCACGAGATCCGACTGGAGTGCGACATGTTCGTGACCCGGGTAAACTTTGACCTGCGAGTGGCTCATTGCGAACCAAG GGTGTCCGACCTGCTAGATTATACGCCGGAAGATCTGGTAAACAAGAGCCTGTACTCACTGTGTCACGCCGAGGATGCCAATCGCCTGCGCAAGAGCCACTCAGACT TGATCGAAAAGGGTCAAGTGCTGACCGGCTACTACCGACTGATGAACAAGAGTGGGGGCTACACCTGGCTCCAGACCTGTGCCACCGTCGTCTGCAGCACCAAGAACGCGGATGAGCAGAACATCATCTGCGTGAACTATGTGATCAG CAACCGGGAGAACGAGAACATGATCCTGGACTGCTGCCAACTGGAACCCAGTCCGGACAGCATAAAGCACGAGGAGGGTATGGGCAATGACAAGAGCAGTGGGTCGCCAGGAGGAGACGCCAGTGGCGAGGGCAACTCGCATCTGAGTGCCGGCGACATGAAGCTCAACTCACCGAAAACCGATCCCGAGGGTCATTCGCATCGCGGCCGGGGACGCAGTGCAGCCGCCTCGCACGGCAGCAGCCTGAATAGCCTCACCATGATCAAGGACAGTCCCACGCCGCTGGGCGTGGACATTGATTCGGGGGTGCTGCCCACCACAGTGTCCACTCCGGTACCAGCAGCCACACCTAATGGCAGCAGCTCGGCGAGCGGAGTGCCGTCCACCAAGCGGAAGCGGAAAACCAAGGCGTCGCAGCAGGCCGAGGATCAGGGTCAGGATCAGCAGGTGATGCCCGACCAGCCTCTGCCCAAACTGCCGGCCATGGAGCAGCGGGATCAGCAGCCGCGCAGTCGCCTACCCTCGATTGTGGACGAGCAGCCCTCGTCGGCAGCGGATTCGGCGGTCAAGGATCTGGAGCAGGCTATGTCCAAGCACTTGCCCTCCCCGGTGGCAGTGGTATCAGTGGCTCCGTCCAACACGGACTTCAGTGCGGACTCTCTGCtgaagcagcagcaacagcaacagcaacagcagcagctggATCCCAACGAGAAGAGCAGCACCATCCAGTGGATAGGAGCACCCTACCAGCAGCCACCGGCGCCCATGCCGGCCACCGCTCTGCTCCGGCAACTATACGCCAACCGCGAGAGCGTGATCCGGGCGACGGCTAGGCAAACGCCCACCGGGGTGGGACCCGGCGTCTTCTACGGCGACCAGCAGACGGGTCCCCTGCCCACGCCGCCGGGCAGTGAGTCCTCCTACGAGAACCAATACCTGCAGCTGCACTCCGCCGCCTCCGGAGGACATCCCGGTGGCCAGAAGACCTCCGCCGATGCCTTCACCAACCTGGTGTCCACCTACGGGGGGTACCACAGCTCCATCGACTACCACAACGCCATGACCCCGCCCAGTTCAGTGTCGCCGAGGGACTCGAATCAGCCAGGAAAGTCGGCAGCCGTCCTGACCTCCAACGGGGGCTACGACTACGCACCCGATCCGCTCCGGGGACAGTATGCCACTTCCGCCGGAGACGGTGTGCCCGCTACGCTGCCGCTAAAGCCCCAGGCATCCTATACGGCCACAATGCATCCCTCTGGCAGCACCACCACCGAGGGCGGGGTGACCTACAGTAATCTTGACCAGCCGCAGTACTTCGCTCCACACTCGAGCTTCCACCTCTACCACAAGGGCAGCCCGGCCAGCGGCTGGTACTCCACGCCCTCCTAG
- the trh gene encoding protein trachealess isoform X3, with translation MEHHGSGFVASPWAAVLGHHSMASDAGFAAAAAAAHVQNHSMHHPIHSHHHHHSHSHPHPHPHSHPHHHPHLGAAGGMPMDLHVPQGFPYYRYREDALCWGDRKSMEEIGAAQSSVNARILELRKEKSRDAARSRRGKENYEFYELAKMLPLPAAITSQLDKASIIRLTISYLKLRDFSGHGDPPWTREASSSSKLKSAAIRRSPAVDLFEQHQGTHILQSLDGFALAVAADGRFLYISETVSIYLGLSQVEMTGSSIFDYIHQADHSEIAEQLGLSLTSGGGGGGAGSSSSGGGGGGAGVGMASPTSGASDDGSGTHGTNNPDVAASMTQASTSGYKGYDRSFCIRMKSTLTKRGCHFKSSGYRVVLLLCKLRPQYTFSHSRKSQPPLLGMVALAIALPPPSVHEIRLECDMFVTRVNFDLRVAHCEPRVSDLLDYTPEDLVNKSLYSLCHAEDANRLRKSHSDLIEKGQVLTGYYRLMNKSGGYTWLQTCATVVCSTKNADEQNIICVNYVISNRENENMILDCCQLEPSPDSIKHEEGMGNDKSSGSPGGDASGEGNSHLSAGDMKLNSPKTDPEGHSHRGRGRSAAASHGSSLNSLTMIKDSPTPLGVDIDSGVLPTTVSTPVPAATPNGSSSASGVPSTKRKRKTKASQQAEDQGQDQQVMPDQPLPKLPAMEQRDQQPRSRLPSIVDEQPSSAADSAVKDLEQAMSKHLPSPVAVVSVAPSNTDFSADSLLKQQQQQQQQQQLDPNEKSSTIQWIGAPYQQPPAPMPATALLRQLYANRESVIRATARQTPTGVGPGVFYGDQQTGPLPTPPGSESSYENQYLQLHSAASGGHPGGQKTSADAFTNLVSTYGGYHSSIDYHNAMTPPSSVSPRDSNQPGKSAAVLTSNGGYDYAPDPLRGQYATSAGDGVPATLPLKPQASYTATMHPSGSTTTEGGVTYSNLDQPQYFAPHSSFHLYHKGSPASGWYSTPS, from the exons ATGGAGCATCACGGCAGTGGGTTCGTGGCATCGCCATGGGCCGCCGTTCTGGGCCACCACTCGATGGCCTCCGATGCCGGGTTcgctgctgcggctgctgcgGCGCATGTTCAGAACCACTCGATGCACCATCCCATCCACTCCCATCACCATCACCATTCGCACTCGCATCCGCACCCACATCCGCACTCGCATCCGCATCACCATCCGCACCTGGGCGCCGCCGGAGGGATGCCGATGGATCTGCATGTGCCGCAGGGATTCCCCTACTACAG GTACCGCGAGGACGCACTGTGCTGGGGCGACAG AAAGTCCATGGAGGAGATCGGTGCGGCCCAGTCCTCGGTGAATGCGCG CATCCTGGAACTGCGCAAGGAAAAGTCGAGGGATGCGGCGAGATCGCGGCGCGGGAAGGAGAACTACGAATTCTACGAGCTGGCCAAGATGCTCCCACTGCCGGCAGCCATCACCAGCCAGCTGGACAAGGCCTCCATCATAAGACTGACCATCAGCTACCTGAAGCTGAGGGACTTCTCCGGACACGGCGATCCGCCATGGACAAGGGAGGCCTCCAGCAGCAGTAAGCTCAAAA GTGCCGCCATTCGTCGCAGTCCCGCTGTTGATTTGTTCGAACAACATCAGGGCACCCACATATTACAG TCCCTTGATGGCTTCGCATTGGCTGTGGCGGCAGACGGACGCTTCCTATACATCTCCGAGACGGTGTCCATCTACTTGGGCCTGTCGCAGGTGGAGATGACGGGCAGCAGCATCTTCGACTACATCCACCAGGCGGATCACTCCGAGATTGCCGAGCAACTGGGCCTAAGTCTCACGAgcggcggcggaggaggaggcgccGGAAGTTCCAGCAGCGGCGGTGGAGGCGGCGGAGCCGGAGTGGGCATGGCCTCACCCACTTCCGGAGCCTCCGACGATGGCAGCGGCACACACGGTACGAACAATCCCGACG tggccgcctccaTGACCCAAGCCTCGACGAGTGGCTACAAAGGCTACGATCGGAGCTTTTGCATCCGGATGAAGTCCACCTTGACGAAGCGCGGCTGTCACTTCAAATCCTCAGGCTATCGG GTGGTTCTGCTGTTGTGCAAGCTGCGACCCCAGTACACCTTCTCCCACAGCCGAAAATCGCAGCCCCCACTCCTCGGAATGGTTGCCCTGGCCATCGCATTGCCCCCACCATCGGTGCACGAGATCCGACTGGAGTGCGACATGTTCGTGACCCGGGTAAACTTTGACCTGCGAGTGGCTCATTGCGAACCAAG GGTGTCCGACCTGCTAGATTATACGCCGGAAGATCTGGTAAACAAGAGCCTGTACTCACTGTGTCACGCCGAGGATGCCAATCGCCTGCGCAAGAGCCACTCAGACT TGATCGAAAAGGGTCAAGTGCTGACCGGCTACTACCGACTGATGAACAAGAGTGGGGGCTACACCTGGCTCCAGACCTGTGCCACCGTCGTCTGCAGCACCAAGAACGCGGATGAGCAGAACATCATCTGCGTGAACTATGTGATCAG CAACCGGGAGAACGAGAACATGATCCTGGACTGCTGCCAACTGGAACCCAGTCCGGACAGCATAAAGCACGAGGAGGGTATGGGCAATGACAAGAGCAGTGGGTCGCCAGGAGGAGACGCCAGTGGCGAGGGCAACTCGCATCTGAGTGCCGGCGACATGAAGCTCAACTCACCGAAAACCGATCCCGAGGGTCATTCGCATCGCGGCCGGGGACGCAGTGCAGCCGCCTCGCACGGCAGCAGCCTGAATAGCCTCACCATGATCAAGGACAGTCCCACGCCGCTGGGCGTGGACATTGATTCGGGGGTGCTGCCCACCACAGTGTCCACTCCGGTACCAGCAGCCACACCTAATGGCAGCAGCTCGGCGAGCGGAGTGCCGTCCACCAAGCGGAAGCGGAAAACCAAGGCGTCGCAGCAGGCCGAGGATCAGGGTCAGGATCAGCAGGTGATGCCCGACCAGCCTCTGCCCAAACTGCCGGCCATGGAGCAGCGGGATCAGCAGCCGCGCAGTCGCCTACCCTCGATTGTGGACGAGCAGCCCTCGTCGGCAGCGGATTCGGCGGTCAAGGATCTGGAGCAGGCTATGTCCAAGCACTTGCCCTCCCCGGTGGCAGTGGTATCAGTGGCTCCGTCCAACACGGACTTCAGTGCGGACTCTCTGCtgaagcagcagcaacagcaacagcaacagcagcagctggATCCCAACGAGAAGAGCAGCACCATCCAGTGGATAGGAGCACCCTACCAGCAGCCACCGGCGCCCATGCCGGCCACCGCTCTGCTCCGGCAACTATACGCCAACCGCGAGAGCGTGATCCGGGCGACGGCTAGGCAAACGCCCACCGGGGTGGGACCCGGCGTCTTCTACGGCGACCAGCAGACGGGTCCCCTGCCCACGCCGCCGGGCAGTGAGTCCTCCTACGAGAACCAATACCTGCAGCTGCACTCCGCCGCCTCCGGAGGACATCCCGGTGGCCAGAAGACCTCCGCCGATGCCTTCACCAACCTGGTGTCCACCTACGGGGGGTACCACAGCTCCATCGACTACCACAACGCCATGACCCCGCCCAGTTCAGTGTCGCCGAGGGACTCGAATCAGCCAGGAAAGTCGGCAGCCGTCCTGACCTCCAACGGGGGCTACGACTACGCACCCGATCCGCTCCGGGGACAGTATGCCACTTCCGCCGGAGACGGTGTGCCCGCTACGCTGCCGCTAAAGCCCCAGGCATCCTATACGGCCACAATGCATCCCTCTGGCAGCACCACCACCGAGGGCGGGGTGACCTACAGTAATCTTGACCAGCCGCAGTACTTCGCTCCACACTCGAGCTTCCACCTCTACCACAAGGGCAGCCCGGCCAGCGGCTGGTACTCCACGCCCTCCTAG